ACTATAAGCTCCTTGTGGGGAAAGTCGGGTCTTATTTGTTGCTGTACCTCTGGCCTTGCTACAGTGCTTAGCATATGACAGCTATGATATCTATACCTATGTTGAGTTGTCCCTGAAGATGTCACAAAGCAAATGACCTGTTTGCTTTATATCCATAGTCACTACTTTTAAACCTCATCTGGCTATAATATACATCCTAACAGTGTTTTTATACTGGAATAAGCCTGGTAAATATCGTGAACCCAATCTAGAGCCTGAGTCATCCCTCTTCCATGGAAGTCTAGGGGTATGAAGTTCATTATGACATCTCAGTAGTACAATGACAAAGTAGGCTTAGCAGCCTTAGATTTAAATAAATTCCTAAGTCCATACAACAATGGATCCAAATCAATGGTTTGATCCTGGAACTCCCATTTCCTTTGTTCTTGAAACACATCCCAGGTATACACTGGTTTAGATCCTCAGCTCATCCTCATCCTAAGGCCAGGATGGAAATGTCTGATTCAGTGAAGGTACAGAGTAGTCACTCTGTTACTCTAATGGGTTCACACACCTTGTTTTGAAATCATTTACATGCTCAGTTATTTTGGTTTAGTAGTTAATATACTTCTATTAACAACTAGCTACATTTGATTATACCTTTTTCTTGGTAAACTGTGCATTATTAAGAATTTAGATGATCACTTTTTAGTTTTCTatgattcttattttttgttagtagagaaaaataatttaaaggaaaGTATAGTTCAATATTTGCTTGTTTACAGATTGTAGCACTTAAATTCTAAGacaatgattttttgtttttgcatttcagCGCCTTATAAGTTGCTGCAGACCAGCTTCTAACTGGGGTCCATACCTGGAACAATATCGTGGGGAAAGATATGAAGGCATGGTAGATCCCAAAAAAGAGGCTGACCATGAAATACCTACTGTCAGTGGCAGCAGAAAACCGGAATGAGATctcattgaaaaaaatatgtgATAGTATAATGTGATTTTTCTTAGAATAGGGGGAaacttatttatttgtatgttaaCTGAATAGGAAAATGTACATACTATGTTCATGATAGtgtgatttttttcacatttaagcAGGAATGCAATATAAAAATGTGAATCTCTTAATTCTCAGCCATGTgcttattatatttctttttagattGTCTATCTGTataacacacacgcacacacctaaCAGTCTCTATTTCacaattatatttttgtaaatagtaTATGCATTTTTAATACATTGGAGGCTTTATTTTGAGCTAATTTCTTAGAGAATAGTTATATTTTCTATTAcacaagtttaaaaatattatttacttgtATTTTCTTAATATACAATCTTTCTTTTCCACAAATATGAGTGGGAAATAAATCAGTACATTTAAAAGAAAGTGTTAAAACTTAAGGCCTCACTTAATTAGAAACGTGATAAATATATGGACAAATGGACTATATATACTATAAGAGGACTGTAGTTTAATACTTTTTACccaaatatgtttaaaaactTCATGCATTTGTTACAGCTCATGTTTTCTATATGAACTTAGTCACTAATGTTctttataaaaagtgaaataagatgGAAAAATAAGGATCCTACAGCCAGTAAGTGATAAATCTAGAAAATTGAGTTTTGAGTACCTCTTTTCCCATATACAATCTTCCTTCCTTAGGTAATTTGGAAGAAAACTATGACCCATTTAATTTCTATTGTGTTTCACAAAATTAAGTGTTGTTCATTATACTCTCTGAAATATAGGCTTAATTTCCAATAGAATATGGACTTAAATGTTAATGAGAAAATGGCTTTAATCAATTCTAGCATTTTATTACTGTAATACAGGGCTGATAGAGTGATTTTGTCTTATATGAATAAGTTACTACTTACAGGTGATAACTTACATACTATTGGAAGAGAAACTTGTCAAACTTGTCAGGAATGAGGAAAGCCAAATTAGAAAATCCTATGTCCTAGTTTCCTTACCAAGGATAATTAAATATATCACTAAGAGctttatatattgattatatattgtTGACAACTGGTTTAAGCATCATAGCCTATGATGATAAACACTGCCTATATATGTAAAGAACTTTTCATCAATTCTTAAATTTCTTAACCTAGGCTTCAGGGAACATATGAAACCAAAATTATATGGAACATTTTCTGTGTGTACATGTACATGCATTTTTCTAGGGAGAGAGTTCGTAGGTTTATCAGAATATCAAGGAAAACTGTGACCCAAAGAAGTTTAAGAACCACATACACTGCTGCTGGCTTTTTGTGCTTGGCAAATGAGTGacaatagaagaaataatttttcttacacattttaaaacattttctcttccttgtgattGAAGATGAAAGGAGTAAGAAATTAAGGCATTTGTTTAATTTATACTGGTAATTTATTTAGGGGGGATGGGACATGAAGGTAGGTAAATAGGTAGGCCTCTAATTGAACCACCTCTCTaagttatgtacatatatataagcTGAAATTGTGTTTGACATTctgagggttttctttttctttttccttttttttttttttttttttttttttttggtggggggctgggggtcagagtctcattctgttgcccaggctggagtgcagtggcacgatctcagcttactgcaacctctgccttctggattcaagtgattctcctacctcagcctcctgagtagctgggactacaggtgcccgccaccacaccagctaatttttgtatttttagtagaggctaggtttccccatgttggccaggctggtctcgaactcccaacctcaagtgatctgtctatctcggcctcctagagtgctgagattacaggtgtgagccaccgtgcccggcccattctGAGGGTTTTCTTTGAAGACAGGTCAAATGCTGTTAGTAAGTTTCAAGAGATTGTTAATTCCTTAGTTATAccagattttataaaatatttgagactAGATGGCTAACAAGAGGTTAGAAATACTTTTCCTTAATTTTAATCCACATTATGTTACATGCATTCTACCACTACATTTGGTACTATTTAAGGTGTGCAATTTTCTATAGGTGACTTTTGCAATTCAGGGAAGATTTGggcattttaaatgaaagaatatctAATTGGGGGAAGTGTGAAGGGAAAGAAATTCTTTTCAAAAGCTGACCACAAAGAGTAGTTAAAAGTTTTTGTCATTATCTTCACAAGTGTGTAAAGCACAGATATTAACAGAGTGCTTGGCATATTGTAGGGTGCTCAATggtggtttttattattattactcagaTTCAACAGTGGCAAGAAACATCATTCTACATAATGGAAAACATTTCCATCAAATCCCACTTACTTTAATGTGAACTTGGAGATAATTTTTGGTGCTGTATTGTAAACCATTAATGAAAACTTTTTCACAGTTGAGTGAAATTAAAATCACTATATCTCAACCAGTCGTTTACTGTCACTTTTTTATTGTTAAGAAACTTTtgaactgtttttctttctctattgtgCTTCCATTTCTTCCCCAGTAAGTATATTTTAGCCATATGTAATCAATTACTTAAAGTATAAATAAGAAACttggggagggaggagccaagatggccgaataggaacagctccggtctacagctcccagcgcgagcgacgcagaagacgggtgatttctgcatttccatctgaggtaccgtgttcatctcactagggagtgccagacagtgggcgcaggtcagtgggtgagtgcaccgtgcgccagccgaagcaggggcgaggcattgcctcactcgggaagcgcaaggggtcagggagttccccttccaggggtgacagacggcacctggaaaatcgggccactcccacccgaatactgtgcttttctgacgggcttaggaaacggtgccccaggagagtatagcccgcacctggctcagagggtcctacgcccacggagtctcactgattgctagcacagcagtctgagatcaaacagcaagtcggcagccaggctgggggaggggtgcccgccattgcccaggctcgcttaggtaaacaaagcagcctggaagcttgaactgggtggagcccaccacagctcaaggaggcctgcctgcctctgtaggctccacctctgggggcaggacacagacaaacaaaaagacagcagtaacctctgcagacttaaatgttcctgtctgacagctgtgaggagagcagtggttctcccagcacgcagctggagatctgagaacgggctgactgcctcctcaagtgggtccctgacccctgacccccgagcagcctaactgggaggcaccccccagcaggggcagactgacacctcacacggccagccaggtactccaacagacctgcagctgagggtcctgtctgttagaaggaaaactaacagaaaggacatccacaccaaaaacccatctgtacatcaccatcatcaaagaccaaaagtagataaaaccacaaagatggggaaaaaacagagcagaaaaactggaaactctaaaaaccagagtacctctcctcctccaaaggaacgcagttcctcaccagtaacggaacaaagctggacggagaatgactttgacgagctgagagaagaaggcttcagacgatcaaattactccgagctacgggaggatattcaaaccaaaggcaaagaagttgaaaactttgaaaaaaatttagaagaatgtataactagaataaccaatacagagaagtgcttaaaggagctgatggagctgaaaaccaaggctcgagaactacgtgaagaatgcagaagcctcaggagccgatgcgatcaaatggaagaaagggtatcagccctggaagatgaaatgaatgaaatgaagcgagaagggaagtttagagaaaaaagaataaaaagaaacgagcaaagcctccaagaaatgtgggactatgtgaaaagaccaaatctacgtctgattggtgtacctgaaagtgacggggagaatggaaacaagttggaaaacactctgcaggatattatccaggagaacttccccaatctagcaaggcaggccaacattcagattcaggaaatacagagaacgccacaaagatactcctcgagaagagcaactccaagacacataattgtcagattcaccaaagttgaaatgaaggaaaaaatgttaagggcagccagagagaaaggtcgggttaccatcaaagggaagcccatcagactaacagcggatctctcggcagaaaccctacaagccagaagagagtgggggccaatattcaacattcttaaagaaaagaattttcaacccagaatttcatatcctgccaaactaagcttcataagtgaaggagaaataaaatactttacagacaagcaaatgctgagagattttgtcaccaccaggcctgccctaaaagagctcctgaaggaagcgctaaacatggaaaggcacaaccggtaccagccactgcaaaatcataccgaaatgtaaagaacatcgagactaggaagagactgcatcaactaacgagcaaaatatccagctaacatcataatgacaggatcaaattcacacataacaatattaactttaaatgtaaatggactaaatgctccaattaaaagacacagactggcaaactggataaagactcaagacccatcagtgtgctgtattcaggaaacccatctcacgtgcagagacacacataggctcaaaataaaaggatggaggaagatctaccaagcaaatggaaaacaaaaaaaggcaggggttgcaatcctagtctctgataaaacagactttaaaccaacaaagatcaaaagagacaaagaaggccattacataatggtaaagggattaattcaacaagaagagctaactatcctaaatatatatgcacccaatacaggaacacccagattcataaagcaagtcctgagtgacctacaaagagacttagactcccacacattaataatgggagacttcaacaccccactatcaacattagacagatcaacgagacagaaagtcaacaaggatacccaggaattgaactcagctctgcaccaagcggacctaatagacatctacagaactctccaccccaaatcaacagaatatacatttttttcagcaccacaccacacctattccaaaattgaccatatacttggaagtaaagctctcctcaataaatgtaaaagaacagaaattgtaacaaactgtctctcagatcacagtgcaatcaagctagaactcaggattaagaatctcactcaaaaccgctcaactacatggaaactgaacaacctgctcctgaatgactactgggtacataacgaaatgaaggcagaaataaagatgttctttgaaaccaacgagaaccaagacacaacataccagaatctctgggatgcattcaaagcagtgtgtagagggaaatttatagcactaaatgcccacaagagaaagcaggaaagatccaaaattgacaccctaacatcacaattaaaagaactagaaaagcaagagcaaacacattcaaaagctagcagaaggcaagaaataactaaaatcagagcagaactgaaggaaatagagacacaaaaaacccttcaaaaaataaatgaatccaggagctggttttttgaaaagatcaacaaaattgatagaccgctagcaagattaataaagaaaaaaagagagaagaatcaaatagatgcaataaaaaatgataaaggggatatcaccaccgatcccacagaaatacaaactaccatcagagaatattacaaacacctctatgcaaataaactagaaaatctagaagaaatggataaattcctcaacacatacaccctcccaagactaaaccaggaagaagttgaatctctgaatagaccaataacaggagctgaaattgtggcaataatcaatagcttaccaaccaaaaaaagtccaggtccagatggattcacagccgaattctaccggaggtacaaggaggagctggtaccattccctctgaaactattccaatcaatagaaaaagagggaatcctccctaactcatttgatgaggccagcatcatcctgataccaaagcctggcagagacacaaccaaaaaagagaattttagaccaatatccttgatgaacattgatgcaaaaatcctcaataaaatactggcaaacagaatccagcagcacatcaaaaagcttatccaccatgatcaagtgggcttcatccctgggatgcaaggctggttcaatatacgcaaatcaataaatgtaatccagcacataaacagaaccaaagacaaaaaccacatgattatctcaatagatgcagaaaaggcctttgacaaaattcaacaacccttcatgctaaaaactctcaataaattaggaattgatgggacgtatctcaaaataataagagctatttatgacaaacccacagccaatatcatactgaatgggcaaaaactggaagcattccctttgaaaactggcacaagacagggatgccctctctcaccacttctattcaacatagtgttggaagttctggccagggcaattaggcaggagaaggaaatcaagggtattcaattaggaaaagaggaagtcaaattgtccctgtttgcagatgacatgattgtatatctagaaaaccccattgtctcagcccaaaatctccttaagctgataagcaacttcagcaaagtctcaggatacaaaatcaatgtgcaaaaatcacaagcattcttatacatcaataacagacaaacagagagccaaatcatgagtgaactcccattcacaattgcttcaaagagaataaaatacctaggaatccaacttacaagggatgtgaaagacctcttcaaggagaactacaaaccactgctcaaggaaataaaagaggatacaaacaaatggaagaacattccatgctcatgggtaggaagaatcaatatcatgaaaatggccatccttcccaaggtaatttacagattcaatgccatccccatcaagctaccaatgactttcttcacagaattggaaaaaactactttaaagttcatatggaaccaaaaaagagcccgcatcgccaagtcaatcctaagccaaaagaacaaagctggaggcatcacactacctgacttcaaactatactacaaggctacagtaaccaaaacagcatggtactggtaccaaaacagagatatagatcaatggaacagaacagagccatcagaaataatgccacatatctacaagtatctgatctttgacaaacctgacaaaaacaagcaagggggaaaggattccctatttaataaatggtgctgggaaaactggctagccatatgtagaaagctgaaactggatcccttccttacaccttatacaaaaatcaattcaagatggattaaagacttaaatgttagacctaaaaccataaaaaccctagaagaaaacctaggaattaccattcaggacataggcatgggcaaggacttcatgtctaaaacaccaaaagcgatggcaacaaaagccaaaattgacaaatgggatctaattaaactcaagagcttctgcacagcaaaagaaactaccatcagagtgaacaggcaacctacaaaatgggagaaaattttcgcaacctactcatctgacaaagggctaatatccagaatgtacaatgaactccaacaaatttacaagaaaaaaacaaacaaccccatcaaaaagtgggcgaaggacatgaacagacacttctcaaaagaagacatttatgcagccaaaaaacacatgaaaaaatgctcaccatcactggccatcagagaaatgcaaatcaaaaccacaatgagataccatctcacaccagttagaatggcattcattaaaaagtcaggaaacaacaggtgctggagaggatgtggagaaataggaacacttttacactgttggtgggactgtaaactagttcaacccttgtggaagtcagtgtggcgatttctcagggatctagaactagaaattccattcgacccagccatcccattactgggtatatacccaaaggactataaatcatgctgctataaagacacatgcacacgtatgtttattgcggcattattcacaatagcaaagacttggaaccaacccaaatgtccaacaatgatagactggattaagaaaatgtggcacatatacaccatggaatactatgcagccataaaaaatgatgagttcacgtcctttgtagggacatggatgaaattggaaatcatcattctcagtaaactatcgcaagaacaaaaaaccaaacaccgcatattctcactcataggtgggaattgaacaatgagaacacatggacacaggaaggggaacatcacactctggggactgttttggggtggggggaggggtgagggatagcattgggagatatacctaatgctagatgacgagttggtgggtgcagcgcaccagcatggcacatgtatacatatgtaacttacctgcacattgcgcacatgtaccataaaacctaaagtataataataataataataataataataataaaagaaaaaaaaagaaacttggtaTCTGGATTTTTTGTATCTGACTTGGCATCCCctccctcttaaaaaaataattcatttagtaTAAACACACAATCAAATGAATCTACTCAAAGTGTCTTTAATGATTTCCATCACTGGCATTACATCCTGTACGCTTTTAGGTGGATTTCCGGTGAGGTGATGCACCTCTGAAACCCTTGCTAAGTAGAGTATGTTCCAGTTCAACCAGCTTGTTTTCCACCCTACTGAGGTTTCCCAATATTCGCTTCTGCATGGCTATTGAGTGtgggaaattatttaaaatatcccgAGAGAGGTCGTAGACTGCAAGATTGTTGTCTGTATTGCTGTTAATTAACCCGGTAGAAGAGGGTCTCACTAGTGCAAGAGCAGTTGAATTTGATGACATTTCGCCAGCGTTTCTCTGTAAAGGAAGGGAATTATACATATGTAGTTTATCGAATTAAGCAATTTCCAAACTACCGAAAAACAACTTGTTTAATCTTGGTCACCAAAATAAACTGATTTCCCCTAATATGTCGagattaaaaatgtattgaattaCTACATTAATTCAAAAACATATTCTTCCAAAaccagactgagaaaaaaaatacatgaaagtaGCCGTTAGTGACAAAGTTCCATATCCTTTCCTTACATTTCCTGTAAGGAAAGCAGCCCAGTAGGTAAACATATGAACCCTGTCTTTGACTCTTATCTAAAAGCACCTCACTTGTGACTTTAACACCAGAAAATCCACATTCACACTCGAATTATTTGTGAACGCCCAGAAAGCACCATAAAATAAAGATGGTGAGATTAGCAAACAGACAcgtgggagaggagaaggaagagaagaaagagagaaggtaaGATTCTTAAAGTGGAGAGATGGTGGTGGGGAATGGGCACTGACAACTGCACTTTGCTCTCCAATAAGTGAAAAGCTGACCATATTACTTAGGGACTTGCGGCTTTTTGGAAGAGACCACAACTGTCGAATCACTGGTCAGAATACAGGAATTGCGGGAGTGAGGGGGTAAAAGTCCGGGGCTCCTTTGAGCGAAAAGGAGAGATGAAGTGATCTCCCCTTACCTctcattttactgtattttactcTCTTACATACACACTCCCAAGTCCATCTACTCATCTAGCTTCATGTAATTCAAATCTCCCTTACCTTCACCATTACCTGAAAGCGGCGGTATTTCCAGAAGACAATCATCAAGGCACACAGAATGCCGCTCGCTAGGAGTAAATAGAAGTTCATGGCTCCTCTTCGGCCTCTTCTCCCTTCTCGGGACGGACCCCCTCAGCTGGTAGCTGGGAAGCAGTGGGCCTCTAGCCGCCCGGATTTGGGAAACTTCGGGCCAGGATGCTATGTGTCTTGCACTGCCTGGTGTAACTGGGATCCTCTGCGTTGTCCCGCTTTATATACTGCTGAGGGCGCGAGACCTCACAGTTGGGCACGCACGCGGCGGTGCTGCGCCACAATAAGATGATGTAAAAACCGGCCCTGCCGGAAACCAGGCGGCACTTAGTACTGCCCACCTGGTTAGTGTCAGGTCCTTAGAGAGGAGAGTGAAAGACAGTGAGGAAGTTTGGGATTTCTGGGAAGCCGAAAGGTAGTAGAAGGACAGGCTGTAAATGGATTGgttaaatagaatatttaaagtgctcctaccttttaaaaaatatgtctttGGTACAACCACTGCTTTATTCActtcaaaaacaagacaaaaatgcaaTGTAAAAAGTAATTACCCCCAAATTATCTTTGCCAGAAACTACCTCCTCCACAGTCACCTTGCAATTTTAGCATTTACTCCAACCCTAGTTACATTGGAATAATTATGTACATTTGTGTCATTTTAcagtttaagaaataattttgggGACATTTTCACATATAAACCTCACAATAAATTTGTACTAAgggtacttttttttaaatttcaagtttataccatgacatttatttttattttattttttatcaacttttaagttctgggatacatgtgcaggatgtgcaggtctgttacatatgtaaatgtgtgccatggtggccTGCTGCTCAGATCAacctatcacccaggtattaattaAGCCCAGCACCTATTAGCCCAACACCCATTAGTTGTTCTTCCTAAGTTAAAATGTTCAGGAAATGTTCCAGTTAAAAATGTTCAGGAAATTCAGTTAAATGTAGACTATGACACTGACCTAAAGACCCGGAACTAAAAATAATACCCACAGTAATCTTAAGGTGAGTGTCCAAATGCAACCCAGTAACTCTGCTAGGTAAACAACTCTCATCTTCATAGAGATGGGAAGGggagaaattacatttttaatttttttcgtATCATACCATTTCCTAGTTATGAGTACAAAGCTTAAAGTTTTGttgattcaatgaatatttattaagcacttatatACTAGACACTGTTCTGTATTTTAAGAATCTGAttataagcaaaaataaagtctttctccACCTGGAATGTGCACTCTAGTTTAAGAGACAGACATTAATCAAATACAGAAATGTATGTGGAAGTGCTGAGATAAATGGTACCAAAAAGTACCTGGTGGTGTGGGAGTTCATAATAGAATATAGGATCTAAAGAGGAGTGAAGTTCCTGGCTTTATGGCTTACTCAATTGGATGAATAGGAGATAAAAAAGTATGGAGTTGCTGGTCATGAATTTAGTCTTGGACAAACGCAGTTTGAGGTGGCTTTGAGACATGAAATAAATGCTCCCAGGGAGATAAGAGAAGACATAAATTTGTGAGTCATCTACATATAAATCATAATTGAAattttagatataaaataaatttcttcatgTCAGTCTAGGAAGTACAAATGAAGACAAATTTGAATAGAGCATTGAAAGATTTTAATATTCAATAACTGGGCAATAACACTTCTATTAGTATGTGATTGTGGGCTTCCTGACATCTAAATTTTCCGTTTCATTGAATAACATTGAGTGAAGCCCATTAACATTATCTCTAACAATAGGATATTGAATTTTGATCCTACTGGTATTTAAGTGAAAActtcagaaatatttgaaaatattctcatCAAACACATTAAAGTACTGTTGCTaaccattgatttttttcattttattttttattataaaacatatatgacatagaatttaacattttaatcaattttaagtgtatagttttgTGGCAATAAGTACAATCACATAGTTGTATAAACATTAGCCATCCATcgccagaactttttcatcttccccaactgaaactctatatttattaaacattgaCTTCCCATTTTCCCCTTTCCCTAGTCCTTGACAACCCcccttctattttctgtctctattaatTTGACTACATTAGATACCTCATGGAAGTGGAATTACGCAATATTTGTCC
This genomic stretch from Pongo pygmaeus isolate AG05252 chromosome X, NHGRI_mPonPyg2-v2.0_pri, whole genome shotgun sequence harbors:
- the CT83 gene encoding kita-kyushu lung cancer antigen 1 isoform X1, with the translated sequence MNFYLLLASGILCALMIVFWKYRRFQVMVKRNAGEMSSNSTALALVRPSSTGLINSNTDNNLAVYDLSRDILNNFPHSIAMQKRILGNLSRVENKLVELEHTLLSKGFRGASPHRKST
- the CT83 gene encoding kita-kyushu lung cancer antigen 1 isoform X2 yields the protein MNFYLLLASGILCALMIVFWKYRRFQRNAGEMSSNSTALALVRPSSTGLINSNTDNNLAVYDLSRDILNNFPHSIAMQKRILGNLSRVENKLVELEHTLLSKGFRGASPHRKST